From the Mangifera indica cultivar Alphonso chromosome 10, CATAS_Mindica_2.1, whole genome shotgun sequence genome, one window contains:
- the LOC123226992 gene encoding U-box domain-containing protein 26-like, whose amino-acid sequence MPGSLDPLDLSIQIPYHFRCPISLELMRDPVTVCTGQTYDRPSIESWIATGNTTCPVTRGPLTDFTLIPNHTLRRLIQDWCVANRSFGVERIPTPKQPAEPALVRSLLKQAASDSNACSSRLSALRRLRGLARDSDKNRSLISSHNVQEILTNILFSNFNSESSNELNHESLALLVIFPLSESECVCIASDNDKVTYLSNLLYHPSIEVRVNSASLFEIVLAGMRSQELRSQISRVDEIFEGVIDILRNLQSYPRGLKVGIKALFALCLVKQTRHKAVAAGAAETLVERLADFDKCDAERALATVELLCRIPSGCAAFASHALTVPLLVKTILKISDRATEYAAGSLLALCSASEESQREAVNAGVLTQLLLLLQSDCTDRAKRKAQMLLKLLRDSWPEDSIANSDDFACTEVFPFR is encoded by the coding sequence ATGCCTGGAAGCTTAGACCCCTTGGATTTATCCATTCAGATTCCTTATCATTTCAGGTGTCCCATCTCTTTGGAGCTCATGCGTGACCCCGTCACTGTCTGCACCGGTCAAACGTACGACCGTCCCAGTATCGAGTCATGGATCGCCACCGGTAACACCACCTGCCCCGTCACTCGGGGCCCGCTCACCGACTTCACTCTCATCCCCAACCACACTCTTCGTCGACTCATTCAAGACTGGTGCGTCGCTAACCGCTCTTTCGGCGTCGAGCGTATCCCCACTCCCAAGCAGCCCGCTGAGCCCGCCTTGGTTCGCTCTCTTTTGAAACAAGCCGCCTCCGACTCCAACGCTTGCAGCTCGCGTCTCTCCGCTCTGCGTCGACTCAGAGGGCTCGCTCGTGACTCTGATAAGAACCGTTCTCTTATTTCATCCCACAACGTACAAGAAATATTGACGAATATTCTTTTCTCGAATTTTAACTCTGAGTCTTCAAATGAATTGAACCACGAGTCGCTCGCGCTACTCGTAATCTTCCCGCTCAGTGAGTCGGAATGCGTTTGTATAGCTTCAGACAACGATAAAGTTACgtatttgtcaaatttgttaTATCATCCTTCGATAGAAGTCCGCGTCAACTCAGCTTCACTCTTTGAGATTGTCTTAGCTGGCATGAGATCTCAAGAGCTTCGTTCTCAGATCAGCAGAGTGGATGAAATTTTCGAAGGCGTGATTGATATTTTAAGAAATCTTCAATCTTATCCACGTGGTTTAAAAGTTGGGATCAAGGCGCTCTTCGCCTTGTGTCTTGTGAAACAGACGAGACACAAAGCGGTGGCGGCTGGCGCGGCGGAGACGTTAGTTGAAAGGCTGGCGGATTTCGACAAATGCGACGCCGAAAGAGCTTTGGCGACGGTGGAGTTGCTGTGCAGAATCCCATCCGGGTGCGCTGCTTTCGCATCCCACGCGCTCACCGTGCCACTCCTGGTTAAAACGATCCTAAAGATCTCGGACCGAGCGACGGAGTACGCAGCGGGGTCTCTCCTGGCGCTTTGCTCGGCGTCGGAAGAGAGCCAAAGAGAGGCTGTAAACGCTGGCGTGTTGACTCAATTATTGCTTCTGTTACAAAGCGATTGTACTGACAGGGCAAAGAGAAAAGCCCAGATGCTGTTGAAATTGCTAAGGGATTCTTGGCCTGAAGATTCAATCGCCAATTCGGATGATTTTGCTTGCACCGAAGTTTTTCCTTTTAGATGA
- the LOC123227386 gene encoding E3 ubiquitin-protein ligase MBR2-like produces the protein MQGQGSTIDSFPEPVNIDQGSVSNNTGMNQQTSLNNVLNPVESRLSNYTVASAGASCVNAVSNDDQSCSGWNSGESSSRMSTQNQMNDDGMKMEHGWSSSYTASNGVGPRSEERRFEPPSVIFPGRRSISRSGNQVRSEPLFFQGSSSNNVPQNVNLSAAYADHSGNGGLVIGGLNHCSSGALETEQAYSAGAVSDNVGTSSGSSGFMEENSGGSGSSLGGWGLSCKRKALEGTSGQSCSAGDSSCFPQAENALWHPGPTSYDASSSLSLSPPSQRSPSVCPPEQPNPRFGFPSSGITANTENHLRNFSRRVDPGNQQDSLPFSLSSTASTGRSNVGHSQVSPVPLPFSDSLDLRLTAAFASNTIAAQNQPPAMHVSAQSRNVHSFSWNGASSSRAANLSNSIISGERGAALREEANLISIPRNNAELPMFVPSAELRTMVQDPTSWSLATGSSSGGVSSNTRNGSNSSIHALPAPAWVPQNPTMHSHQRLIEFAPWSLFPSSDSESGGRSGHFPPLSVGPSSSQEAVVTSGSNSQVYPQPLRRSSLLVERQGDDVLGMPRSLQALAADIEGRHRLISEIRQVLHAMRRGENLRIEDYMLFDPFIYQGLAEMHDRHRDMRLDVDNMSYEELLALEERIGNVSTGLSEETILKLMKQKKYMSIAIEVPLDQEPCCICQEDYMDGDDLGMLDCGHDFHNNCIKQWLMQKNLCPICKTTALPT, from the exons ATGCAAGGGCAAGGAAGTACCATTGATTCCTTCCCTGAACCTGTTAATATCGATCAGGGTTCTGTTTCCAATAACACTGGTATGAATCAGCAGACTTCTTTGAATAACGTGCTGAATCCTGTGGAAAGCCGGTTGTCAAATTATACAGTAGCTTCTGCTGGTGCATCATGTGTAAATGCTGTTAGTAATGATGATCAGAGCTGTAGTGGTTGGAATTCAGGTGAGTCTAGCTCTAGGATGAGTACACAAAACCAAATGAATGATGATGGAATGAAAATGGAACATGGTTGGTCTTCTTCATATACTGCTTCTAATGGGGTTGGTCCAAGGTCAGAAGAAAGGCGTTTTGAACCACCTAGCGTTATTTTTCCTGGGAGGCGTAGTATTAGCCGCAGTGGCAATCAGGTCAGAAGTGAGCCTTTATTTTTTCAAGGATCCAGCTCTAATAATGTTCCACAAAATGTCAACCTAAGTGCAGCATATGCTGACCACAGTGGTAATGGTGGACTTGTTATTGGGGGGCTTAATCACTGTTCTTCAGGTGCACTGGAAACAGAGCAGGCATACTCTGCTGGTGCTGTTTCTGATAATGTTGGGACTTCATCTGGAAGTTCTGGTTTTATGGAGGAAAACAGTGGTGGCTCAGGTTCTTCTTTAGGTGGTTGGGGTTTGTCCTGCAAGAGAAAAGCCCTTGAAGGTACCTCTGGACAGTCTTGCTCAGCGGGGGATTCAAGTTGCTTTCCTCAAGCTGAAAATGCTTTATGGCATCCTGGCCCTACTAGTTATGATGCCTCTAGTAGCTTAAGTTTGTCTCCACCTTCACAGCGTTCTCCTAGTGTTTGTCCTCCTGAACAGCCAAACCCAAGATTTGGGTTTCCTTCTTCAGGTATCACAGCAAATACAGAAAACCACCTAAGAAATTTTAGTAGAAGAGTAGATCCAGGAAACCAACAGGATTCTCTGCCATTCAGTTTATCATCAACAGCAAGTACTGGGCGTTCAAATGTTGGTCACTCCCAAGTGTCACCTGTACCTCTCCCATTTAGTGATTCATTGGACCTGAGATTGACAGCAGCTTTTGCTTCAAATACAATTGCTGCCCAGAACCAGCCTCCTGCTATGCATGTTTCTGCTCAGTCAAGAAATGTACATTCTTTCTCTTGGAATGGGGCTTCCAGTTCAAGAGCTgcaaatttatcaaattctaTCATCTCTGGAGAGAGAGGTGCTGCCTTGCGAGAGGAAGCAAACTTAATAAGCATCCCGAGGAATAATGCAGAGCTTCCCATGTTTGTACCCTCAGCAGAATTAAGGACTATGGTGCAGGATCCAACAAGTTGGAGTTTGGCCACCGGAAGCTCTTCTGGAGGTGTTTCTTCAAACACACGAAATGGATCCAATTCGAGCATTCATGCTTTGCCTGCTCCTGCCTGGGTTCCCCAGAACCCTACAATGCATAGTCATCAAAGATTAATAGAATTTGCACCGTGGTCTTTATTTCCATCGTCTGACTCTGAATCTGGAGGTCGTAGTGGTCATTTTCCTCCATTATCTGTTGGGCCATCATCTTCACAGGAGGCAGTGGTGACATCTGGTTCTAATAGCCAGGTTTATCCCCAACCACTTAGAAGGTCGTCGTTACTGGTTGAGAGACAAGGTGATGATGTTCTTGGTATGCCCCGTTCTTTACAAGCTTTAGCTGCTGACATTGAAGGGAGACACCGGCTTATATCTGAG ATTCGTCAAGTTTTGCATGCCATGCGTCGAGGGGAGAACCTAAGGATTGag GATTATATGCTTTTTGACCCATTCATATACCAGGGTCTGGCTGAAATGCATGACAGGCACAGAGATATGCGCCTTGATGTTGATAACATGTCTTATGAG GAATTGTTGGCGCTTGAAGAGCGCATAGGTAATGTGAGCACCGGACTGAGCGAGGAGACTATTTTGAAGTTaatgaaacagaaaaaataCATGTCCATTGCAATAGAAGTTCCGTTAGACCAGGAGCCATGCTGTATATGTCAG GAGGACTACATGGACGGGGATGATCTTGGGATGCTGGATTGCGGACATGACTTCCATAACAACTGCATAAAACAATGGCTAATGCAGAAAAACTTGTGTCCCATTTGTAAGACAACGGCACTTCCTACATGA
- the LOC123228422 gene encoding transcription factor bHLH95-like, which yields MAAMPEETSLLYSFFWDDQSWPPAVSDQCNNDINTSSGGGGGGQERKKVAAAAPSGSNKMKQGGGENKESNNGGDNNKNNNNRVVKEGKGSNGGGGDSVEHEIHILTERERRKKMRNMFASLHALLPHVSPKADKCTVVDEAVKYIKTLEQTLQKLEKKKMERLQGEAPSTTDAKKQASKSREAFLADQVASSNLAIEPASKVNPTNLVSASPSPAVFKTWTSPNVVLNISGDAAQINLCSPKKLGLLTTISYIFEKYKIEVISAQVSSHSNRRIILIQAKVNRDSEQFTEAIPVEDIYKKAAGELAIWISS from the exons ATGGCTGCCATGCCTGAGGAAACTTCCCTGCTCTACTCTTTCTTCTGGGATGACCAGTCATGGCCTCCCGCTGTTTCTGACCAGTGTAACAATGATATTAATACTAGTTCaggcggtggtggtggtggtcaAGAGAGGAAGAAGGTGGCGGCGGCAGCACCTTCGGGTTCTAATAAGATGAAGCAAGGAggaggggaaaataaggaatcAAATAATGGTGGtgataataataagaataataacaaTAGGGTTGTGAAAGAAGGAAAAGGAAGCAacggtggtggtggtgattCGGTTGAACATGAGATTCATATATTGACGGAGAGagagaggaggaagaagatgaggaacATGTTTGCTAGCCTTCATGCTTTGCTTCCTCATGTTTCTCCCAAg GCCGACAAGTGCACCGTTGTGGATGAAGCAGTGAAGTACATCAAAACCCTGGAACAAACTCTGCAAAagctagaaaagaaaaagatggaaAGGCTTCAAGGAGAAGCACCGTCGACAACCGACGCAAAGAAGCAAGCTTCTAAGTCGAGGGAGGCATTTTTAGCTGATCAAGTAGCATCCTCAAACTTGGCCATTGAACCCGCCAGTAAAGTTAACCCTACAAATTTGGTTTCGGCATCACCCAGCCCTGCGGTCTTCAAAACATGGACTTCACCCAATGTTGTTTTGAACATCTCTGGAGATGCAGCGCAAATAAACTTGTGTTCGCCGAAGAAACTTGGCCTCTTAACCACCATTAGCTATATTTTTGAGAAGTATAAGATCGAGGTGATATCTGCTCAAGTTTCCTCCCATTCCAACCGAAGAATTATCTTGATTCAAGCAAAA GTGAATAGAGATTCCGAACAGTTCACTGAGGCAATTCCGGTAGAGGACATATATAAAAAGGCTGCAGGTGAGCTTGCAATCTGGATCTCTTCTTGA